In Lolium rigidum isolate FL_2022 chromosome 3, APGP_CSIRO_Lrig_0.1, whole genome shotgun sequence, the genomic window CCAAGGAATAAGTTAATTATCAATTAATCGAGGATTAGCAAAACTGATTTACCGTCCAAAGGATCAAGGAGACCTCCAAATAGAGAATCTAAAGGTAAACAAtatttgtttgctaagcaaatccCTTTTCAACCTATCGTACCGAaaaggtggtgtagcaagagctaCTAAGTAACATCTTCATGCTCCTTCCTTTTTACCTCTAGACAAAGGATGTTGGTGCTAGCATTTCTATTATTCAGATGTACTATTATTGTCACTTTGCTACACCCCTCATCTACATATATCATACCCCTTTATATAAAAATACACTACATCAGTATGGCAAATGTTTTGTTGCTTGCACGGAGACCTCATCTCTCTCATCTTCCTACACTCATCAGTATGGCAAATATTTTGTTTGTTGCACGGAGACTTCATCTCTCTCATCTTCCTCAAACACCTAATGATGTGGGTAGACAAGGCATTACGATTAGCATTACCCTGATGCTTCCATGATGTATAATAACAaaccaatgcatatatatcataatCATGCTTCCAAAGTATGACAAGCTATACAGTCTCAACACAACGTTAATTCATAACATGTATCATCTCACACCGTAATATCCACCAAACAAATTGCATAGATAGCGCCAtaatcatgtagggaagctcataTAGGCTCGAACAATGACCAAACATATAGATATGGGATCAAGTTACTACCAATAAACCCAAGTCCagggggtggactactcccctcTCATGGTGGAGAGCGATGCAAAGGAGTTTGCGGAGAAAAAAAAGGGGCCGAAGGCGATTCCGGCAGCGGTTCCCCACCCAATCTTCCGTCAGCGGCGGACTACAACTTTCTTTTTCCTGGTTTTCGATCTCTGCCTCCATCCCTCACAAGATCGCGATGGGAGATATAAATATAGGTATTTATGTTAAGGCAAAGAGACTGACGCAAAGATGGATGACATGGGGCGCTCGAGATGCAAATGGGCCCCCATGGCACGAGGGGGAATCTACCCGTGCCATGGGCCCCCGTTTGAAGCCTTTTGGTCTCCTTCTGGCCCACTTTAGCTTGTTAGATGTGTCTCAAAAATTTCTAAGCGCGTTCTTTAACCTTTTTCGTTTTCATGTCCCGAAATTCCCTGAAAGTACAAAATTGCTAACAGAATATTTTTCCGCCTTCAAGAGTTAAACCAAGATTTGCAtttaaatttaacaaactttagttAGTTACTTCTCCAAAAAAGAAATAGTTACTTACGGCCATCCCAAGACTGTTCATTGCCCTCAAGATATGCATTTGAATTCTAATCATCATCATGTCTAGGTTTAGGTTCTTTCCTTTGATTTTTGTTATTTACATCAACACTAGTTGTTGTTTGAAAGTACTTATTTGAATCACTTTTCATGATTCAATAGACTAATTCACTAATTTCCTTTTGTTCATTTTCGCAACATCGAACAAATGGCTTTGGGCCAACATTGTAACACCTATAATTGTGAAGGAAGTAAATACATGAAATTAGAACCTTAATCTAACATGCTTGGTGCTCCAAAGATTGGCTAAAAAGACATGAATCGAAGGATTAGATCATGGATTAGAAGAGGAAGCAGATCATGGGTTTATGGGCTTACCGGGGAAAAGGGGCGAGCATGGCGTGAGGTTTCCGAGCGGTGGTGAGGACTCAGAAAGCCGGTGATGCATAGATTATGAACATGCGAAGATAGGCAAAGGAGATCCACTACTCGCGTTACCCGCTCTTTCTCGCATGATGGAGCGTGTGTTTTCCTCGGAGAGCGACGATTCTCCCATGCACAGGACATCCCGTGTATGAAAACATTGTATTTCATGATTTCATCACGAACCATTACGTTCATAACAAAACATAATGTTATTTGCAGCACGAATCACAACGCAAAAGACAAATCGAATATGAGGGCAACCACGTGCGCGGAATGTCCCGTGCACAGAAGAAAATATTTTCTGGTTTTCCTCGCTCTTCTGGTTGTGCCTGTGATGGCATTTTTCTAGCCCAACGTAAAACAACAGAACATAGACTACACGAACTTCATATACCGAGTATTAGACGCGAGATTGCAAGGAACAGTCTCACGTCCGTAGAAGAGGCGACCGGACCAGCCTGTCGTGGTGAGCAAGATGTATCTGATGGCCTCGAATGTCTTGTCTGATGTAATATGTTGATTGAAAATATAGACGTTAATGTAATGATTGAACTGTTGTTACCAAGTATGGTCTTCTCCAACTATCTAAGCGTGTATAATGTTAACACCCcggtaaaaaaaaaatataatgtTAACACCCAACATGGGTGACATCTTCCctctcaaaaaagaaaagaaaaacatgagTGGCATCACCGCATCAAGTTCGGTCACACACTCACATTCTCATAGGATTAGCTGAATCGCTACTCATTATTTACCCAAATTAAGTTCGTGCAACGATCCCGTGCTTATGATATGTACGAATTATATGGACAAAAAAATAGGGAAACCGAGAACCAAAATGCGGCGCGCTCGATCAGctgctgccggcgctgctccggccGGCCATTGCGGCCAATTAAACTAGGCCTGGTAAGATCCAATCCATGTGCCGCATCATGTACTACTCCCACTTCCTGGAGTCGGTGATGTTGATCTTCCAGTGCTGGTCGGCGTACCCGATCTCCTCGGCGACGTGCCTGTCCCACGCGAGCTCGATCTTCCTCCGCTCCGACAGCGCGCACGGCCCCCGCATCACCTCCCCCATCGCGTCGTACACCtgccaccaccgccggtgcgcctcgTCGCTGGCGTACACCCGCTGGTCCCCGATGTTCCAGTTGCAGTCGTAGTCCCTGTAGCACCGCCACGGCTTAAGCCCCAGGTAGTGGATCGACCACACCTCCGCCGGCTCAGCCGCGAACAGCCGCTCCTTCAGCGCCCGCTCCCCCGTCGAGTTCGCCCAGAAGTTCTTGAGGTAGTTCACCCGCCGCGGCAGCCGGTGCCACCACACGAACACCTCGTTCAGGAACCCCTGGTCACCCCCGTTGTACGACCGGATGGTGCGCCGCCCACGGACCAGCGCGTCGAACGTGCAGCGCGACGGCTCGATCACCATGATCCCGGAGTTGAACAGGGACCCGTCGTTGCCCACCGCGGAGATCTGCGGGAACCGGAAGAGCACGTCCAGGTTGCGGAGCACCAGGATGTCGGCGTCCACGAACACCACGCGCGCGTACTCCGTCAGCTGCCACAGCCGGAACTTGCTGTAGTTGTACTCGTTGTACGAGCCTCGCTCCGCGCGAGGGTTGCGGATGCGCCGGATCCTGCGGGGGAtccagccggcggcggcgagggcacgGAGGGCCGGCTTGGTGACGGTGTGGTCGTGGAGGAGGACCATGTCGCGGGTGGAGCCCGACCGCCGGATGCTCTGCGCCAGAACGATGGCGCCACACAGGTACCTGTCCGACGAGTGCAGCACCGTCGCGTACGCCTCCCTCTGCGGCTTCCTGCCGGAGTCCACCGCTGCCAGGTCCGATGCGTTGAACACCTCGTGGATGCCTGCACGAAATGCATATGAGAACTTAGTTTATCGAGCGTGACCgaacaaaaaaaatgaaatatcCTCTAGGTGTATCTGTGTACTCACTCGTCCTTACTTCTAATTTTCAAAAATCAAAGTCAGCAAAATTTGAccatatttttttttaaaaaaattaatatgTACAATCCAAAATCAACATGGTTAGATACGTGATGAAgtacattttcatatgatatcaATATAAATATgtttttctaaaagtttggttaAACTTTCTTACTTATCTTAACCTTTTAAAAAATTATATGCCTTATTTTATACAATGGAGGGAGTATCTTTTAGTCCTCAGTTCTAAACTTCTAATACCAATGACCAGTTGAGTGCCAaggggtttgcttttttttttttttagatctaaGGGGTTTGCTGGTGATATGGACAGATGATGGTGCTTTCACGCATATCAACATATGGAAACTCAGTTTAGCACCCAAAATATTACAAACAAAATTTCAAGAGGAGAACaaagaaaaaatacaaatagGTAAATAAAAATACtgcaattttttaaaatatttaagaatattcaaaaaagaaaaatcacAAAACTCGGTAAATCATAGGAAACcatgattttttatttttcttttaaaaGATTAAAAAAcataatatttaatatttttctGGAATGTTAGTGATTTTCataaattttatttatttctatGTTACTTTATTCggtttttacttatttttattggaAAGTTCTAGTTAAAAAATGATGTCCTGAAAAAGAATTTTCTCCTACTATATTCCCAAAAATATGTTctcccaatccatttcttctactCTTTTGAGTTTCTTACAAAATGTCCCTTTCCCCATTTTTCCTTGTTGTTTCGGCATATTATCACAGCAACATGGCATTTGTGGGTCAGAATTTTTCTTTGGCCATGTTTTTTTTACCATGTTTTGTGGGTCAGAAATTGTCGATACATCATTGTTAAAAGCAATTTCAATGTCTTAAAGGAACAAATCTAGAGATTTGATAGTGTGTCTTGTGAGACTAAAATTTACGTTCATTAGAGTTAAGGGACCATCTCTAAACTACGGCAATATTTGAGAGAACATATAATCAGAACACCCTCTCTTTGCTTAAGTTATTGCAGATTTATCATGCAAATGGAGGTTGTTGAATAAATTTATTTATAGCTCTCTGTCAAAATGAAATACTAATCATTTTTGCAATTGCTTACTCATTCCTTCAGAGCCATGTATTTTTTATTGTCGTCATTCGGGTACGAGTACATGGCTTGAGTGATCCATGTTTTGAATCTAAAACAACTCCACTGTGGATCCACAAACAGTTTTGATAAAAACGGGTTTAACTTAATTTATTAGTAGACATGTAATGTGTTTTTCTGTTGTTGAATATATACTGACTGAGACAAAGAGGCGCATTGCacgtgcatgcttggtagtaacaaCCATGTAGTGTGCGACTCTCTTCTTCTCCGAATATGCACATATGGAATTCTACAAAACACTATCGACTACTACCTTTGTTTAAAATATAAATCCCTTTGCTAGGCTAGTTTAGCCTACCAAAACATTTTagattatattatatatatatgttaTAAAGGGAGGTAGGACATCCTAGCTTGAAACAAACTACAAGTGTTTTGAGAAGTCAaaaccaacaacaacaaaaagggcatcgaattaacaaagccatacaTACTatatatccacacatatataGGTACTTTGCGTTTCGCGGGACGTTGCGTACGGTTGGTGTGGATTGACTGACTGGCCATCCATTCAGTCCACCGCGCAGGTAGAATGTAGTAGCATGCAAGTATGATTTTGGTGCATGCACAAGCTAGCTAGCTGGTTAAGCTACCCGGTCACACCAACCGAATCAAAGTTCAATCCGTCGTGTCGATCGATCAATCTACACATCTCGATCTGCCATCACAGTGCTCGCCGCGATGGAATATGGATCGGGCGGATGAGATCGATGGATAGACTTGCAAccataagagcatcttcaaccgCTGCGCTAAATTTTGGCGCTGTAAAAGCACTTTACAGCACGTTCGCACGTGAGGCCATATTCTCGAAGCTCTAAATTTTGGAGCTGTAAAACTGGGTAGTTATTTCTGCGTGCGATTTGTACAACGCGTTCTTTTCGGCGCCCTAAATATAGTGCAACAGATAGCGCTATTGCAGCGCGCTCCACTTTACAGCACCGGTTACATCATCTGTTGGAGCAACAATTTACGCCTCTCGCGCGCTAAACTAGTTACTTTTTTGGATACAGCGCTGGATACATcgcatgttggagatgctctaaacgttAGGTGCAGAGGCCCCAGCCACTGCTGGTCATTTTTCAAGCTTCATTCCAATCCCAATGTAGACGAATGTGCATAGTTCATCTCTTGGTACGATCTTGTCCAGCAGCATGAACAGGGAACTGATCAGTTGGGAAGAGCTTGGAATGGAGTCACACCCACACCTACCTAGATCTATCTGCTTGTTGCGAGGATAGATTCTGAGTCTCTTTTGGGTAACAGTGGTGACAATGACACTGATAGGTCCATGATTACCAACAGAAGTTTCCATTCTGATGGGACTTGCTCTCGTGCTGATTAGTGCTAAGGCTAGGTACTATTCCAGATTTTTGCTAGCATGTAGGATCACAAATTGTACAATGTAGGTGGAACATAATGGTGTCGTACTTCGTGGCAAATTAACGGTTTCAGATGTATGTGCCTTGGACATATAGTTGCCTAAGAACAGAGTACTGTACTTTTATTCATTCACTCTGATTATTCAGAAAGATTGACATACGCACTTGAATGGTTTTGCCATAAACATGTAACTGAAACAAGTGATCGGAGGCTTCCAGTTGAAGCTTTCTTCGTAGCCAGCCTCGATCAATTAATAGTCATATGCCTCGATCAGATTCTTAAGTCTGTTGAGACTGGGGCTACTGAACATTGTTTAGCCAGCCCTACGGAAAGCTAAGTGATGATGAGAACCGATGCATTATCAGCTAGATCGTGGCCCTTAGCAGCAACGCAGCGATTCCACGACCGGATTCTTATGTTCTTCTAAACGGCTTGTCCTACACATATGCCGTGGTCCCTACCGATCATATACCGCATTCAGATGGTGCAAAGGAGGAGGAAAGAAGCTTGATTATGCGCTGTATTTGTCGCCACAATTCTATTAGGTGGCGTGTTACGTCTCTTATAACTCAGTTGTATCACACGCCGAAATAGTAGGACAGGTCAGGGATCCGATGCTAATGCTATAATATCTTTTTTTTCATGAATATTGTTCTTGGTACTATCATGTTGTCTCCAAATTCTTCCTTCTATTTCTCGGCAAAAAAAAATCTTCTTtctattttggaaaaaaaataaaGTACTAATGTGGTCTTAAAAAACAACTTTGACCACTAGCTATATACAAAATGGGATTGTATATTTGTAAATTGATTAGAAATGTTTACATCTCAGCCACCTTTTTAAGCTATTGCATCAACATCTAACCATTTTTTATCTCACTGTTCATTTCATATGTAAAACCCAGAAAATAAAGTTTTGTAACATGACACTAGAATAATCACTTTGAAAATGCAATTTTAGGTGCTTCAGATTTACAGAAAATACAGGCAACTGAGAATTAGCATTTAGCAAATGTTGTAAAATATGCTACTCCTCAAGTATACCAGAGAGGGAATTTGATTATGATCAAATCCAAAatggaagatttttttttttcaaacgtcCTCCCAACTGGATTCCCCTATCATTGAAATTGTATTTAGCTGAAGATAGATCTTGCCTTTTGTTCATATGTTGACTTCAATTGGCATTATTTTTGTGAGTATTTCCTGCATATGCATGCCCGTATCCATAATTCCACATCTAGTATCCTTTTTCGGTTTTCTTACTCTTTATTATTTATCGTTGATTTAGTACATGGAACTAAAGAAGTCTCTTTTTTGGTTGATGATACTCCTAGTAGTGGCTATTAGTTAGCATGGGTGCAACAACACGCTTGACTTACATTACATGCATATGGGTGCGCGGTGCAACTGCAACAAGATCAACACGAGAAAGCAAAATAAAGCACATGTTATCCCGAGATGGGTCGAACCGGTACGTACCTGTTGGTCCCCAGAGCGGCAGCGCGAGGTTGCAGGAGCCGACGGGCAGCCGGAGCTTCTCCTCCAGCCGTGGCACGTCGACGTTGTACATCCACCAGTCGCCGTCCCTCCCCACCGCCTCGTCGCACCGGAACAGGTCCATCATCGGGTCGCACTCGCTTCGCAGCACCACGCGCACCCTGCCGCGGCCGTCGCGCcggcccttccgcgccgccaccTGCGCGACGACCAGGTGCACCTGCAGCCGGAACACGTCGCGGTTCCACCCCTTGGCCGTCCGGTTGCACggcagcgccgccaccaccacgtcCACCTGGCCGTCGTGGCGGGCGAAGTCCGGCATGGGGATCTCCGGGCAGGACGGGAccctgtcctcttcctcctcgtcgatcCACTCCGGGTAGAGGTCCGACCACCGGAACGCGTCCGACACGCGGTCGAAGTCCACGGCCACCACGTCGCCCTCCACGCCGAGAGGGAGCAGCTCGTCGCGGCCGATGTTCACCAGGCCCATCCGCAGCCGGCCTCGGAGCTCGTCGAACATGGTCGGCGCGCGCCCCGCGTTCACAATCCTCTCCGTCGACGTCCCCGCCACCTTGCTCGCTGCCGTCACTAGTCTTCCTCCCGGCTGCACGCACGCACAGGAAAGTCGACGTCAATCGAGAACGCTCGTATTGGTCGGTGTGAAGCGGCCGGCCAGCCATAATTAATGCCGCCGGATGGCACTAGACGTAGTACACCGTCGGTGGCGGCCGGTGGGCGGGACTGACGTACCTTACCTTCCGTGTGAGATGCTGGGTGGACGTGGGGCAGGCGTCCCGGAAGGTGCAGCGGACGAGGGAGGCGGCGCCGCGGTCGAGGATGTGGGAGTAGTtggggtggaggaggagcgccatgtagaggaggaagaagaaggcgaggaaggCCGCGTTAAGCTTGATGATGGCCGCCGCCCGCAGCCCGGCCAGCGGCGATTTGACCGCCTCGCCGGTCTTCATGGTGATTCGGCGACGGCGGACGCTATGGCGTTCTCAGGTCTCAGGTGTGTACGGTGTACCGTGTCCTTATGTCTGTGCACGCTCGGgctagcggcggcggcgacgaggtttTGGTCGATGGAGGGGCTGCGAGACGGCGTTGCATGCGCGCGATATATAGGGCTGGGTGTGGTGGCGCGCGCCAACTCGGCGGGTGGGTGGACGCGGCGTGGCgctgcactacaggaatggcgcgatacgccgagggccttttatacgccgacggccaaaagtcggggccctcggcgtatggcctggcctggccagccTCCTCATCCGATCCTCGACGTagcgcggccgtcggcgtagcgaggtctacgccgagggcaaccctcggcatatctttggccctaggcgtagacagggctacgccgacggccaccctcggcgtagccatttttcaaatttgtctaattttgtaaaaatcataactaattcatatgatgtcagaaaaatgcgtatgaggtatcaaaatgttcataaaaacaTCATCTATCCATTCAtgccaaaatcatgcatatttgaatcatgtacagtaccatggtaatatagaaacaattcaatcactttcttatatgtcctcaggttcctgttttagccagatggcaatttaaacgaagtcaaaaaatctcgcggagccgcatggcatcattttatgtgtcttagtaaccactccaacagatggaattgggatacaccaattattttggaaaacctttcacaaacagggctatcacgtccggagttctatggcttttagggcaaatgagtaggaaacggcccgtgacaccacatagtttgtcggaacgaggccatatttcgcacgtgcgtggtccctgggatgggaagcaaggcaccgggagcggatttccaatccgacccatgggtgatggttttttcattttcgaggtgccaaaacgggtttttttgtgaagcggctacatgggacgcattttagtattacgcgagacctccgcgtagtggtaggacaccgcctccgcaccatatatcacatggCATATGTACGCGCTAGCTATGCTGGGAATTCATGCggcttctgcggtgtcccgccgaatccgtcggaAAGTGAcatgatttgaactaggggtacactttccgtcgctcaataaattccgggaaaaatgtttttagttctaggacatatcactttatgtgtgaatttttttccgtttagcgcgatggtaaacgggggcaccagcgcgcccggtacggccataccgcatctccgtggggaccCGTTTTGgtcaaatggcaatttaaacgaagtcagaaaatcccgcggagccgcatggcgtcattttatgtgtcctagtaaccactccaaaagtcggaattaggatacggcaattattttggaaaacccttcacaaatagggctatcacgtccggagttctatggcttttagggcaaatgagtaggaaacggcccgtgacaccacatagtttgtcggaacgaggccatatttggcacgtgcgtggtccctgggatgggaagcaaggtcccgggagcggatttccaatccgacccatgggtgatggttttttcattttcggggtgccaaaacgggttttttttgtgaagcagctacatgggatgcattttagtattacgcgagacctccgcgtagtggtaggacaccgcctccgcaccatatatcacatggCATATGTACGTGCTAGCTATGCTGGAattcatgcggcttcctgcggtgtcccgccgaatccgctggaaagtgacatgATTTGAACTACGGGTACACTTtccatcgctcaataaattccgggaaaaatgtttttagttctaggacatatcactttatgtgtgaattttttccgtttagcgcgatggtaaacgggggcaccagcgcgcccggtacggccataccgcatctccgtgggggcccgttttggtcaaatggcaatttaaacgaagtcagaaaatcccgcggagccgcatggcgtcattttatgtgtcctagtaaccactccaaaagtcagaATTAGgacacggcaattattttggaaaacccttcacaaacagggctatcacgtccggagttctatggcttttagggcaaatgagtaggaaacggcccgtgacaccacatagtttgtcggaacgaggccatatttgacacgtgcgtggtccctgggatgggaagcaaggccccgggagcggatttccaatccgacccatgggtgatggtttttcattttcagggtgccaaaacgggttttttttgtgaagcagctacatgagacgcattttagtattgagcgagacctccgcgtagtggtaggacaccgcctccgcatcatatatcacatgccatatgtactctctagctatctgggaatccatgcggattCCTGCGATGTCCGCCGAACCCGCTGGAAGCCGAccgaatttgaactaggggtacactttccatcgctcaataaattccgcaaaaaatgtttttaggtctataacacatcactttatgtgctaatttttgtccattTAGCGTGttagcgaacggtgcaccagcccgcccgatacggccatttcgcatctcccgaggcgAGTTTTGGCCACATGGAAAATTGggagtcatatttggattcctctaattttaaggttcaaatgatgatatggatgttatatttagattcctctcatttttctgatcgatttagacatattatttgtggaatttcgattttccgatttaaagatattaattattccatattaaatagaaaaaagaccaaaaaataaaatcattttattgttatttgaatttaatattattattacttatatattcattgttgtctacttaagtaattgtttgggattttccaaaataaagaggtgtgcatcacggttcaagggttaatagggttgatatgctattattatcggcAAGAGTTGTCAATTCTATaacggaagctcatccgaatggaaccaagaagttaagcgtgcttgaggTCTGGAGTAGtgcgaggatgggtgaccgactgggaagtttaaccatgattgtaatttgacctaagattaagtgtagttagagttaaaagtgtattgggtcaaagaaaaagaaaaaaaaaagaaaaaaaagaaaaaaaattgtgtaaaagaaattaaaatttcaaaatttttaaaagtctatgcctagggttttaccgtcggcatatagaaaaaaaatatttttttttttcgaattttttttttgaatttttttggaaaatggaaatttgaattttttaaaagtctatgccgagggttttgccgtcggcatagcatgctacgccgagggccgggctacgccgacggcgatagtTGCTTTGCCGAGGGAGCTACatgccgaggagctatgccgagggcggccctcggcgtagcctacgccgacggccaaagcagcctacgccgagggttcccggccctcggcatatagctccattcctgtagtgctgtGCGGTGGTCGACCGGAGGTGTGAGTGATCGGCAAGCTTAAGATTGCGAGGGAGGCTGCTGCGGCGGCCAATAGTCGGTGGTTGGGGACGGTGAGCAAGGTAGTAGGGAGAGTGACGCATGA contains:
- the LOC124701661 gene encoding UDP-glucuronate:xylan alpha-glucuronosyltransferase 2-like isoform X1 → MKTGEAVKSPLAGLRAAAIIKLNAAFLAFFFLLYMALLLHPNYSHILDRGAASLVRCTFRDACPTSTQHLTRKPGGRLVTAASKVAGTSTERIVNAGRAPTMFDELRGRLRMGLVNIGRDELLPLGVEGDVVAVDFDRVSDAFRWSDLYPEWIDEEEEDRVPSCPEIPMPDFARHDGQVDVVVAALPCNRTAKGWNRDVFRLQVHLVVAQVAARKGRRDGRGRVRVVLRSECDPMMDLFRCDEAVGRDGDWWMYNVDVPRLEEKLRLPVGSCNLALPLWGPTGIHEVFNASDLAAVDSGRKPQREAYATVLHSSDRYLCGAIVLAQSIRRSGSTRDMVLLHDHTVTKPALRALAAAGWIPRRIRRIRNPRAERGSYNEYNYSKFRLWQLTEYARVVFVDADILVLRNLDVLFRFPQISAVGNDGSLFNSGIMVIEPSRCTFDALVRGRRTIRSYNGGDQGFLNEVFVWWHRLPRRVNYLKNFWANSTGERALKERLFAAEPAEVWSIHYLGLKPWRCYRDYDCNWNIGDQRVYASDEAHRRWWQVYDAMGEVMRGPCALSERRKIELAWDRHVAEEIGYADQHWKINITDSRKWE
- the LOC124701661 gene encoding UDP-glucuronate:xylan alpha-glucuronosyltransferase 2-like isoform X2 encodes the protein MFDELRGRLRMGLVNIGRDELLPLGVEGDVVAVDFDRVSDAFRWSDLYPEWIDEEEEDRVPSCPEIPMPDFARHDGQVDVVVAALPCNRTAKGWNRDVFRLQVHLVVAQVAARKGRRDGRGRVRVVLRSECDPMMDLFRCDEAVGRDGDWWMYNVDVPRLEEKLRLPVGSCNLALPLWGPTGIHEVFNASDLAAVDSGRKPQREAYATVLHSSDRYLCGAIVLAQSIRRSGSTRDMVLLHDHTVTKPALRALAAAGWIPRRIRRIRNPRAERGSYNEYNYSKFRLWQLTEYARVVFVDADILVLRNLDVLFRFPQISAVGNDGSLFNSGIMVIEPSRCTFDALVRGRRTIRSYNGGDQGFLNEVFVWWHRLPRRVNYLKNFWANSTGERALKERLFAAEPAEVWSIHYLGLKPWRCYRDYDCNWNIGDQRVYASDEAHRRWWQVYDAMGEVMRGPCALSERRKIELAWDRHVAEEIGYADQHWKINITDSRKWE